The following are encoded together in the Bacteroidales bacterium MB20-C3-3 genome:
- a CDS encoding ATP-binding protein — translation MNLEFKVEGGDFTAAGNASSQIKKMLKQLNVDPRVVKRVVIALYEAEVNIVAHAYRGVITAEILPSGVRLKLADEGPGIPDIEQAMTPGFSTASAQVREMGFGAGMGLPNISENADEFRIESEVGKGTTLYINYNF, via the coding sequence ATGAATCTGGAATTCAAGGTGGAGGGTGGTGATTTCACTGCTGCAGGGAATGCCTCTTCTCAAATAAAGAAGATGCTAAAGCAGCTCAATGTTGACCCAAGAGTAGTAAAAAGAGTTGTTATAGCTCTTTACGAGGCTGAGGTGAACATTGTTGCTCATGCCTACAGGGGTGTCATCACAGCAGAGATCCTTCCATCAGGAGTGAGACTTAAACTTGCTGATGAGGGGCCTGGTATTCCGGATATTGAGCAGGCGATGACTCCCGGTTTTTCTACAGCATCTGCTCAGGTGCGAGAGATGGGTTTTGGAGCAGGGATGGGCTTGCCAAATATAAGCGAGAATGCCGATGAGTTCAGGATAGAGAGTGAGGTTGGAAAAGGGACAACACTATATATAAATTATAATTTCTGA
- a CDS encoding peroxiredoxin: MEDQVYSMPRIGDKAPEFKAVTTQGDINFPGDYKGKWVILFSHPADFTPVCTSEFMTFASMADDFKKMNTELVGLSVDGLYSHIAWLRTIKEKIEYKGMKDVEVKFPLIEDITMEVSKRYGMLQPGESSTKAVRAVFFIDPKGVIRTIIYYPLAVGRNFDEIKRVLIALQTADNFSVALPADWRPGDDVIVPTAGSCGVAKERIESKDEMHCYDWFFCTKKLDKEKVLNALGK; encoded by the coding sequence ATGGAAGATCAAGTTTATTCTATGCCTAGAATTGGTGACAAAGCACCCGAGTTTAAAGCAGTAACAACACAGGGAGATATTAATTTTCCCGGAGATTATAAAGGAAAATGGGTAATTCTTTTCAGCCATCCGGCAGACTTTACACCTGTGTGTACATCTGAGTTTATGACATTTGCATCAATGGCAGATGATTTCAAAAAGATGAACACAGAGCTTGTTGGCCTCTCTGTTGACGGACTTTACAGCCACATTGCCTGGCTAAGGACTATCAAAGAGAAGATAGAGTACAAAGGGATGAAAGATGTTGAGGTTAAGTTTCCTCTTATTGAAGATATTACAATGGAGGTATCAAAAAGATACGGTATGTTACAGCCTGGAGAGAGCAGTACAAAAGCGGTAAGAGCAGTATTTTTCATTGATCCAAAAGGTGTGATTCGTACTATTATCTACTACCCTCTTGCAGTGGGAAGGAACTTTGATGAAATTAAGAGAGTACTTATAGCGCTTCAGACAGCAGACAATTTCAGTGTTGCACTACCTGCAGACTGGCGTCCCGGTGATGATGTTATTGTACCAACAGCAGGATCTTGCGGAGTTGCAAAAGAGCGTATAGAGAGTAAAGATGAGATGCATTGCTACGATTGGTTCTTCTGCACAAAGAAACTTGACAAGGAGAAAGTCCTTAACGCTCTGGGCAAGTAG
- a CDS encoding [Fe-Fe] hydrogenase large subunit C-terminal domain-containing protein, whose protein sequence is MSSTTYNRALEILNDVCIGCSHCMKVCPTEALRVTGGKAKIHIDWCIDCGECYRICPNRAIRVMDDDFKQIFSYKRRLLLVPSVFFAQFDDAIPRERIFEIIGELGFTEVCAVEQSVDTLLEEEQEYVRNAEKPVISSFCPAVIRLIQVRFPSLVDKIMTLLPPLEITAQYYKRKHEQEGGNPEDLGIFYLTPCIGKIAAVKSPVGGYTSPITGVINMDYFFNKVFLAYKQRIPITTTVKVNSEISSKGILYPTTGGEAAHIEGRTLAIDGMANVIDFLELLENEEIEDVDFLELRACDESCAGGILSHRNRFLAAETMRKYAAQTPEIHKLVDEYKKYTSAVIHMEQIEPRSMVKYDWDIEVALQKMEKARELKDLFPGIDCGACGAPSCEALAEDIAKGQGEINSCIFLRTIYEKRGELGLDEAVKIMERIWGDARFDKE, encoded by the coding sequence ATGAGTAGTACAACCTACAATCGTGCGCTGGAGATCCTGAACGATGTATGTATCGGGTGTTCGCACTGTATGAAGGTTTGCCCTACCGAGGCTCTGAGAGTTACCGGAGGAAAGGCAAAAATTCATATAGACTGGTGTATTGATTGCGGGGAGTGTTACAGAATTTGTCCCAACAGAGCTATAAGGGTAATGGATGATGACTTCAAGCAGATTTTCAGCTACAAAAGAAGATTATTGCTTGTCCCTTCTGTCTTTTTTGCTCAGTTTGATGACGCTATTCCAAGAGAGAGAATATTTGAAATAATAGGAGAGCTTGGGTTTACTGAGGTCTGTGCTGTTGAGCAGAGTGTTGATACCCTTCTTGAGGAGGAGCAGGAGTATGTGAGAAATGCCGAAAAACCGGTTATTTCATCTTTTTGTCCGGCTGTGATCAGGCTTATTCAGGTTAGATTCCCTTCTCTTGTTGACAAGATAATGACTCTTCTTCCTCCCCTTGAGATTACGGCTCAGTATTATAAGAGAAAACACGAGCAGGAGGGCGGAAACCCGGAAGATCTGGGGATTTTTTACCTGACACCTTGCATTGGAAAAATAGCTGCAGTTAAATCACCTGTAGGGGGTTACACCTCTCCTATAACGGGTGTTATTAACATGGATTATTTCTTTAACAAGGTTTTTCTGGCTTATAAACAGAGAATTCCAATCACAACAACGGTAAAAGTTAACAGTGAAATCTCTTCAAAGGGAATTCTTTATCCTACTACAGGAGGCGAGGCTGCTCATATTGAAGGGAGAACTCTGGCTATTGACGGAATGGCAAATGTCATAGATTTCCTTGAGTTACTGGAGAATGAGGAGATTGAGGATGTTGATTTCCTTGAGTTAAGGGCTTGCGATGAGTCTTGTGCAGGAGGTATTCTTTCACACAGAAACAGATTTCTTGCTGCAGAGACAATGAGAAAATATGCTGCGCAAACACCTGAGATTCATAAATTAGTTGATGAATATAAAAAATACACATCTGCTGTGATTCATATGGAGCAGATTGAGCCCAGGTCAATGGTTAAATATGACTGGGATATTGAAGTTGCATTACAGAAGATGGAGAAGGCCAGAGAGCTAAAAGATCTATTTCCGGGTATCGACTGTGGTGCCTGTGGCGCTCCAAGCTGTGAGGCACTTGCGGAGGATATTGCCAAGGGGCAGGGAGAGATAAACTCTTGTATATTTCTCAGGACAATATATGAAAAGAGAGGGGAGCTGGGTCTGGATGAGGCTGTTAAGATAATGGAGAGAATATGGGGTGATGCCCGTTTTGATAAGGAATAA
- a CDS encoding NAD-dependent deacylase, producing MKKRVVVLSGAGISAESGLDTFRDSNGLWANYRIEDVCTPDALRRNPELVLNFYNMRREQLSKVEPNAAHFALVELEKYFTVDIVTQNVDNLHERAGSSNVLHLHGELLKSRSIKNPSLIVDTPGDVHIGDFAPDGSQLRPHIVFFGEEVPELESGAKLVSLADIFIVVGTSLAVYPAAGLVDYVRHGVSSFLVDPADVRPSYREFTHIKKRACEGVPELCSLLISNF from the coding sequence ATGAAAAAGAGGGTAGTTGTTCTTTCCGGTGCCGGTATTAGTGCTGAGAGTGGGTTGGATACATTCAGAGATTCAAATGGTTTGTGGGCTAACTACAGAATAGAGGATGTCTGCACTCCTGATGCACTCAGGAGAAATCCTGAACTGGTTCTCAATTTTTACAATATGAGAAGAGAACAGCTTTCAAAAGTTGAACCTAATGCTGCTCACTTTGCTTTGGTGGAGCTTGAAAAATATTTCACTGTTGATATAGTAACACAAAATGTTGATAATCTTCATGAGAGGGCCGGCTCTTCAAATGTGCTTCATTTGCACGGGGAGTTGCTGAAGAGCAGAAGTATTAAAAATCCATCATTAATTGTAGATACACCGGGCGATGTGCATATTGGCGATTTTGCGCCTGATGGCTCACAGCTGCGGCCTCATATAGTCTTCTTTGGTGAAGAGGTTCCGGAGCTGGAGAGTGGTGCAAAGTTAGTTTCACTTGCCGATATTTTTATTGTTGTGGGAACCTCATTAGCTGTCTATCCGGCTGCAGGTCTTGTTGATTATGTAAGGCACGGAGTCTCCTCTTTTCTTGTTGATCCTGCTGATGTAAGACCTTCATACAGAGAGTTTACTCATATTAAGAAAAGGGCTTGCGAAGGGGTGCCGGAATTGTGCTCTCTTTTAATTTCAAACTTTTAA
- a CDS encoding NADH-quinone oxidoreductase subunit NuoF → MAQYKLHLLVCGGTGCRASESEQIVENLKSEIKNLGLENDAQVVTTGCFGFCEKGPIVKIIPDNTFYTQVKKEDCAEIIREHVLKGRKVHRLLYEDPETQKHIEDSKHMGFYQKQMRIALRNCGFIDPENIDEYIARDGYAALGNILADMTPQEAIDLLKKAGLRGRGGGGFPTGLKWEIASKNKADQKYVVCNADEGDPGAFMDRSILEGDPHSVIEAMAICGYCIGATKGIVYIRAEYPLAIKRLKVAARQAREYGLLGKEILGSGFEFDIELRYGAGAFVCGEETALIHSMEGLRGEPTVKPPFPAEKGYLGKPTNVNNVETFANVPAIFLKGAEWYSSIGTEKSKGTKVFALAGKINNVGLIEVPMGITLREVIYEIGGGIKDGKKFKAVQTGGPSGGCLTEKHLDTPIDFDNLLAAGSMMGSGGMIVMDEDDCMVSVAKFYLEFTVEESCGKCAPCRVGNKRLHEMLEKITSGKGVPEDIEYLKNLSRVIKDTSLCGLGQTSPNPVLSTIENFYDEYLAHVTERVCPAGSCKALKLYTIIADKCTGCTACVRACPVDAITGEKRQPHVIDADKCIRCGACYEKCKFTAIHVQ, encoded by the coding sequence ATGGCACAGTATAAATTGCATCTTCTGGTTTGCGGCGGAACGGGTTGCAGAGCTTCAGAGAGCGAGCAGATCGTAGAGAATCTCAAATCGGAAATAAAGAACCTTGGGCTGGAAAACGACGCTCAGGTTGTTACAACTGGTTGTTTTGGCTTTTGTGAAAAGGGGCCGATTGTTAAGATTATACCGGACAATACTTTCTATACTCAGGTTAAGAAAGAGGATTGTGCCGAGATTATTCGTGAACATGTCCTTAAGGGAAGAAAAGTTCACAGACTTCTGTATGAAGATCCGGAGACTCAGAAACATATTGAGGACTCAAAGCATATGGGATTCTATCAGAAACAGATGAGAATTGCCCTTAGAAACTGCGGTTTTATTGATCCTGAAAATATTGATGAGTACATTGCAAGAGATGGATATGCAGCGTTAGGAAATATTTTGGCTGATATGACTCCTCAGGAGGCTATTGATCTGCTGAAAAAGGCAGGTCTTCGCGGCAGGGGCGGCGGAGGTTTCCCTACAGGTCTTAAATGGGAAATTGCTTCAAAAAATAAAGCTGATCAAAAATATGTTGTCTGTAATGCAGACGAGGGAGACCCGGGTGCATTTATGGACCGTTCAATCCTTGAGGGTGATCCTCATTCTGTAATTGAGGCTATGGCTATATGCGGGTATTGTATTGGCGCTACTAAGGGTATTGTTTATATCCGTGCCGAGTATCCGCTTGCAATCAAGAGGCTTAAGGTTGCTGCAAGACAGGCGCGTGAGTATGGCCTTCTTGGAAAAGAGATACTGGGTTCCGGTTTTGAATTTGATATTGAGCTGAGATATGGTGCAGGTGCCTTTGTCTGCGGAGAGGAGACTGCACTTATTCACTCAATGGAGGGTCTTCGCGGAGAGCCTACTGTTAAGCCACCATTCCCTGCTGAGAAGGGTTATCTTGGCAAACCAACAAATGTTAATAATGTTGAGACATTTGCTAATGTGCCTGCTATTTTCCTAAAGGGTGCCGAGTGGTACTCCTCAATTGGAACAGAAAAATCAAAGGGGACAAAGGTTTTTGCGTTAGCCGGAAAAATCAACAATGTGGGTTTGATTGAGGTTCCAATGGGTATTACTTTAAGAGAGGTAATATATGAAATTGGTGGAGGTATAAAGGATGGTAAAAAATTCAAGGCTGTTCAGACAGGTGGACCTTCAGGCGGATGTCTTACTGAAAAGCACCTTGATACACCTATTGATTTTGATAATCTTCTTGCTGCAGGTTCTATGATGGGATCTGGTGGTATGATTGTTATGGACGAGGATGACTGTATGGTTTCTGTAGCTAAATTCTACCTGGAATTTACAGTTGAGGAGTCTTGCGGAAAGTGTGCTCCTTGTCGTGTAGGTAACAAGAGATTGCACGAGATGCTTGAGAAGATAACCTCAGGTAAGGGCGTTCCTGAAGATATTGAATATCTTAAGAATCTTAGCCGTGTTATTAAGGATACATCTTTGTGCGGTTTGGGACAAACTTCACCTAATCCGGTTCTCTCAACTATTGAGAATTTCTATGATGAGTATCTTGCTCACGTAACAGAGAGGGTTTGCCCTGCAGGAAGTTGCAAAGCTCTTAAGCTTTATACAATTATTGCAGACAAATGTACCGGTTGTACGGCTTGTGTCAGGGCTTGTCCTGTTGATGCAATTACCGGCGAGAAGCGTCAGCCTCATGTGATTGATGCAGATAAATGTATCCGCTGCGGTGCCTGCTACGAGAAGTGTAAGTTCACAGCTATTCATGTTCAATAA
- the nuoE gene encoding NADH-quinone oxidoreductase subunit NuoE — translation MSNLKLQECHIKSIHEICDSYKNDPGDLIKILHSAQTHFGYLPESVQREIAKKLKISVAKVYGVVTFYSFFTMTPKGRHAISVCMGTACYVRGAEKVLDELKKQLNIKVGGVTEDGKFSLDSLRCVGACGLAPVLLIGEKVYGRVEPGQIKEILDSYTD, via the coding sequence ATGAGTAATTTGAAACTACAAGAGTGCCATATTAAGAGTATTCACGAAATATGTGACTCATACAAAAACGATCCGGGAGATCTTATCAAGATACTACACTCAGCTCAGACACATTTTGGCTATCTGCCGGAGAGTGTTCAGCGCGAGATTGCCAAGAAACTAAAGATTTCAGTGGCTAAAGTTTATGGAGTTGTTACATTCTACTCTTTCTTTACTATGACACCTAAAGGCAGACATGCAATATCTGTTTGTATGGGTACTGCATGTTATGTAAGAGGTGCCGAGAAGGTTCTGGATGAACTTAAAAAGCAATTAAACATAAAAGTGGGTGGAGTAACTGAGGATGGTAAATTCTCTCTCGATTCACTTCGTTGTGTTGGCGCCTGCGGTCTTGCTCCTGTATTGCTTATCGGAGAGAAGGTATACGGCAGAGTTGAACCTGGCCAGATCAAGGAGATTCTGGATAGCTATACTGACTAA
- a CDS encoding Crp/Fnr family transcriptional regulator: MDFSRCPIMGNLGNEKIGKLFKDARFKVETFDKGEVIAMQGSPCKHLYILLTGSVRTEMTTETGGLMTIENIEAVRPLASAFLFAEDNTFPVDVTATTQCRILMVPRDEVIRMFQKDGQFLENYIKFNSNKTQFLSNRLKVLNIKTIKGKLAYYIIEGLDQARESLPNTDSYRMDKNQTELAKFFGVTRPALARCISEMEEAGIIELQKKVVKVKNIRALNNLLG, from the coding sequence ATGGATTTTTCCCGATGCCCTATAATGGGCAATCTCGGCAATGAAAAAATAGGTAAACTTTTCAAAGACGCCCGCTTCAAAGTGGAGACATTTGACAAAGGTGAAGTTATAGCTATGCAGGGATCACCCTGCAAACACCTTTACATTCTGCTTACGGGATCTGTCCGTACAGAGATGACTACAGAGACAGGCGGCTTGATGACCATTGAGAACATAGAGGCAGTAAGACCATTAGCCTCCGCATTTCTTTTTGCCGAGGATAATACCTTCCCGGTTGATGTTACAGCAACAACACAGTGCCGAATTCTTATGGTTCCAAGAGATGAGGTAATAAGAATGTTTCAGAAGGATGGCCAGTTTCTTGAGAACTACATTAAATTCAATTCAAACAAGACTCAATTTCTCTCAAACAGGCTCAAAGTACTGAATATTAAAACCATTAAGGGGAAGCTTGCCTACTATATTATTGAAGGGCTTGACCAGGCAAGAGAGTCACTACCCAATACAGATTCTTACAGAATGGATAAGAATCAGACCGAATTAGCAAAGTTTTTTGGAGTTACCCGCCCAGCACTGGCCAGATGCATATCGGAAATGGAAGAGGCAGGCATAATTGAACTACAGAAAAAAGTGGTAAAAGTTAAAAACATTAGAGCGCTTAATAATCTGCTAGGATAG
- a CDS encoding (2Fe-2S) ferredoxin domain-containing protein, producing the protein MNKIKSLEDLRKMKQNLEHGMNIREKSNEPESLVQIRVAMATCGIASGARTVMNTLVEKIEKEKIPAVVTQGGCMGYCYAEPTIEVKVPGKDPVVFGYVDTAKAIEIVDKYIVNGELLDGIIPTNYKTINDKN; encoded by the coding sequence ATGAACAAAATCAAGTCCCTAGAAGATTTGCGCAAGATGAAGCAAAATCTCGAACACGGAATGAACATCCGTGAAAAGAGTAATGAGCCTGAGTCTCTTGTTCAGATCCGTGTTGCTATGGCTACTTGCGGCATTGCATCAGGAGCCAGAACGGTAATGAATACTCTTGTGGAGAAGATCGAGAAGGAAAAAATTCCTGCGGTTGTAACACAGGGTGGTTGTATGGGCTATTGCTATGCTGAGCCGACAATTGAGGTAAAGGTTCCCGGCAAGGATCCTGTTGTCTTTGGTTATGTAGATACTGCAAAGGCAATTGAAATCGTTGACAAATATATTGTAAACGGTGAGTTGCTGGATGGTATAATACCAACTAACTACAAAACTATTAACGACAAAAACTAA
- a CDS encoding PHP domain-containing protein — translation MIRADLHIHTVLSPCGDIEMTPLNIISRAADEGLDVIGIADHNSTLNCLEISRVGEERGIFVLCGAEVTTREEVHLLCFVEQNRLSELQDFLEKSIVKIPNDPDVFGYQLAVNSDEEVVAEVEYLLINAIDKSIEEVGGFVHSLGGIFIPAHIDKGSNSVYSQLGFLPFGLSAEALEISQNADASAMAAKDKSIRGFNFIKSSDAHYPEQIGGAYTLLDISDVSFSSLKSALSSTKNPPQYKTR, via the coding sequence ATGATAAGGGCAGACCTCCATATACATACAGTTCTCTCTCCCTGCGGAGATATTGAAATGACCCCTCTGAACATTATCTCGAGGGCTGCAGATGAGGGGTTGGATGTTATTGGGATTGCAGATCATAATAGTACTCTTAATTGTTTGGAAATCTCCAGAGTTGGAGAGGAGAGGGGTATATTTGTATTATGTGGTGCTGAGGTTACTACTCGTGAGGAGGTTCATCTCCTCTGTTTTGTAGAGCAGAATCGCCTTTCAGAGCTTCAGGATTTCCTGGAAAAGAGTATCGTAAAGATTCCTAATGATCCGGATGTATTCGGCTACCAGCTTGCAGTTAATTCTGATGAGGAGGTTGTTGCCGAGGTAGAGTATCTGCTTATAAATGCAATTGACAAGAGTATAGAGGAGGTTGGCGGTTTTGTCCATTCTCTTGGCGGAATTTTTATTCCTGCTCATATTGACAAGGGGTCAAACTCTGTATACAGCCAGCTGGGGTTTTTGCCCTTTGGGTTGAGTGCTGAGGCCCTGGAGATCTCTCAGAATGCAGATGCCTCTGCTATGGCTGCAAAAGATAAATCCATCAGAGGGTTCAATTTTATCAAAAGTTCTGATGCTCACTATCCTGAACAAATTGGGGGTGCATATACTCTGCTTGATATATCAGATGTTTCATTCTCCTCTCTAAAAAGTGCTCTTTCTTCAACTAAAAATCCACCTCAGTACAAAACAAGATGA
- a CDS encoding DRTGG domain-containing protein → MKVRDIAESLSLNVFSAPEGLDREVTGGYASDLLSDVMGHAQEGHIWITLQTHKNIMAVASLKDIAAIILVKGFEPDPDTIELSVKEGIPVMGTKMQAFELAGRLYEMLK, encoded by the coding sequence ATGAAAGTAAGGGATATCGCAGAGAGTTTGTCTCTGAATGTTTTTTCTGCGCCTGAGGGGCTTGACAGAGAGGTTACAGGTGGTTATGCATCGGATTTACTCTCAGATGTAATGGGTCATGCACAAGAGGGGCATATCTGGATTACTCTTCAAACTCATAAAAACATTATGGCAGTGGCATCTCTGAAGGATATCGCTGCTATTATTCTTGTAAAGGGTTTTGAGCCTGATCCTGATACAATTGAGCTCTCCGTAAAGGAGGGCATTCCGGTTATGGGTACAAAGATGCAGGCTTTTGAACTTGCAGGCAGGCTCTACGAAATGTTAAAATGA
- a CDS encoding ATP-binding protein produces the protein MNDLSLHIIDIIQNSISAGATLITLMVDENIPADTLTIVIEDNGKGMSRETVERLEDPFYTTRTTRRVGMGIPLYKQSALQSGGGLSISSEPGKGSVVKAWFGHSNIDRPPLGNVANSFVLMVSANPDIHFVFRYIFNDNDYIFDSVEVAEVLGEIPLSDVRVIKMLEEMIMENIAELKS, from the coding sequence ATGAACGATTTATCTCTTCATATCATTGATATTATTCAGAACTCAATAAGTGCGGGGGCAACCCTTATTACCCTGATGGTAGATGAGAATATTCCGGCCGATACATTAACAATAGTTATTGAAGATAACGGTAAAGGGATGAGCAGAGAGACGGTAGAGAGGCTGGAGGATCCGTTCTATACCACCAGAACAACAAGGAGAGTGGGTATGGGAATTCCTCTCTATAAACAATCGGCTTTGCAAAGTGGCGGCGGGCTTTCTATATCTTCCGAACCTGGTAAGGGTAGCGTTGTAAAGGCTTGGTTCGGACACTCAAATATTGACAGGCCTCCTCTTGGGAATGTTGCAAACTCATTTGTTCTGATGGTCTCGGCAAATCCTGATATCCATTTTGTATTCAGGTATATATTCAATGATAATGATTATATTTTTGACAGTGTTGAGGTTGCTGAGGTGCTTGGTGAAATTCCTCTCAGTGATGTAAGGGTTATCAAGATGCTGGAGGAGATGATAATGGAAAATATTGCTGAGTTAAAGAGTTAA
- a CDS encoding NADH-dependent [FeFe] hydrogenase, group A6: protein MENIKIKIDNIEVEVAKGTTIYQAAKKVGIDIPILCYLNLEHLNIENRPGGCRICVVEVEGRRNLAPSCSTECTPGMVINTHNLRVMNARKTVLELILSDHPKECLTCSSSGQCDLQTLSQKMGIREIHAVEHAEMSTYRKDFSPALKRDMDKCIMCRRCETICNDVQTVGALSAVNRGFMAVVAPAFEQDLVDSPCTFCGQCVAVCPTGALTPYDDTQKVLRALADPTKTVIVQTAPAVRAALGEEFGLEPGTLVTGKMVAALRSLGFDKVFDTDFAADLTIMEEGTELLGRISKYLAGDKDVKLPILTSCCPAWVNFFEEYYPCMLDIPSTARSPQQMFGSIAKNYYTKLMGVKREDLVVVSVMPCLAKKYECQREEFIVDGNPDVDFSISTRELASLIKSCNMNFEKLPEEEFDKPLGESTGAGVIFGVTGGVIEAAVRTAYELHTGKKLNKVDFTELRGLEGIRMATIDFDGTPIHIGIAHQLGNARKLLDGIRSGMYNFHAIEIMACPGGCIGGAGQPLHHGDSSIIKARSEAIYREDSQKKLRKSHENPYIIKLYEEFLGHPMSEKAHHLLHTHYFEKDKN, encoded by the coding sequence ATGGAAAATATCAAAATTAAAATTGACAATATTGAAGTAGAGGTAGCAAAGGGAACTACCATCTACCAGGCAGCTAAAAAGGTGGGAATTGATATTCCTATTCTCTGCTATTTGAATCTTGAACACCTGAATATTGAAAACCGCCCGGGTGGTTGCCGTATTTGTGTGGTTGAGGTTGAGGGAAGAAGAAACCTCGCCCCTTCATGTTCTACCGAATGTACTCCGGGAATGGTAATTAATACTCATAACTTAAGAGTTATGAATGCTAGAAAGACAGTTCTTGAACTTATTCTTTCTGACCACCCTAAAGAGTGTCTTACATGTTCTTCATCTGGTCAGTGTGATCTTCAGACTCTCTCTCAGAAGATGGGTATCAGAGAGATTCACGCTGTTGAGCATGCTGAGATGTCAACTTACAGAAAGGACTTCTCTCCTGCGCTTAAGAGAGATATGGATAAGTGTATTATGTGCCGCCGCTGCGAGACCATTTGTAATGATGTTCAGACAGTAGGAGCACTAAGTGCTGTTAACAGAGGTTTTATGGCAGTAGTTGCCCCTGCTTTTGAGCAGGATTTGGTTGACTCTCCTTGTACTTTCTGCGGACAGTGTGTTGCTGTTTGTCCTACAGGAGCCTTGACTCCTTATGATGATACTCAGAAGGTGCTGAGAGCTCTTGCAGACCCTACAAAGACTGTTATTGTTCAGACTGCTCCTGCAGTTCGTGCTGCACTGGGTGAGGAGTTCGGCCTTGAGCCGGGAACCCTTGTAACCGGCAAAATGGTTGCAGCACTCCGCTCTCTTGGATTCGACAAGGTGTTTGATACCGACTTTGCGGCTGACCTTACCATTATGGAAGAGGGTACAGAGCTTTTGGGAAGAATTTCAAAATATCTTGCAGGTGATAAGGATGTAAAACTTCCAATTCTTACATCTTGCTGTCCTGCCTGGGTTAACTTCTTTGAGGAGTACTACCCTTGTATGCTTGACATTCCTTCTACTGCACGCTCACCACAGCAGATGTTCGGCTCTATTGCCAAGAACTATTACACCAAGCTTATGGGTGTGAAGAGGGAAGATCTGGTAGTAGTTTCTGTAATGCCTTGTTTGGCAAAGAAATATGAGTGCCAGAGAGAAGAATTTATTGTAGACGGTAACCCGGATGTAGATTTCTCAATTTCAACCAGAGAGCTTGCTTCACTTATTAAGAGCTGCAATATGAACTTTGAAAAGCTTCCTGAGGAGGAGTTTGATAAACCGCTGGGTGAATCAACCGGTGCTGGTGTTATCTTTGGTGTAACAGGTGGTGTGATTGAGGCTGCTGTTCGTACTGCTTACGAACTTCATACCGGTAAGAAACTTAATAAAGTTGACTTTACAGAGCTTCGCGGTCTTGAGGGAATCAGAATGGCAACCATTGATTTTGATGGTACTCCTATTCATATCGGAATAGCTCATCAGCTTGGAAACGCAAGAAAACTTCTTGATGGAATCCGTTCCGGAATGTACAATTTCCACGCTATTGAGATTATGGCTTGTCCGGGTGGATGTATCGGTGGCGCTGGTCAGCCTCTGCACCATGGAGACTCAAGTATAATTAAAGCAAGGTCTGAGGCTATCTACAGAGAGGATTCACAGAAAAAACTGCGTAAATCTCATGAGAATCCTTATATCATTAAACTATATGAGGAATTCCTGGGCCATCCAATGAGTGAAAAAGCTCACCATTTGCTCCATACACACTATTTTGAAAAAGATAAAAACTAA